A genomic window from Salvia hispanica cultivar TCC Black 2014 chromosome 5, UniMelb_Shisp_WGS_1.0, whole genome shotgun sequence includes:
- the LOC125188508 gene encoding protein ENHANCED DOWNY MILDEW 2-like isoform X1 has translation MALSDEEGEIVPDCATNYLLVDSKENLISFSSLPLIWNDNDSGQRGVTLPTESTFLKGAVDEGCGRIYTRVTAWKFILSCAIPEIYVLRDSNYERWIKLQKPNRGYESIARTALITVHCLHFMKKSSKEISVEDLWKHLGKTFSSYEDPPSANDLADHLQLIKEAALRDKDIAKTKNLHAFLSQIPEKRKAYCQDNKTRKKPKFIVHDDEDIYAHNYSSDEDHDDLFDNVCAYCDDGGNVLGCEGRCIRSFHATIESGADSKCESLCYSSEQVQAIDTFLCKNCKHQRHQCYICGRLGNSDRSSGAEVFPCVSATCGHFYHPDCLSELLFPRNDYQAQVFKNKIKAGDSFTCPAHKCNVCKLGEDKKLPEMQFAICRRCPKAYHRKCLPSSILFHRDDANNIPQRAWTGLLNNRILIYCRDHKIWRKILTPRRDHLLFPDDDDGKIGQHSTRSKAFGSLLDEDKVEKNSKGTSGDILSGDPINKNRINQPGIVSKQNLSSSRINVGHPGCRNLEQPSTIKNNQICGKRMSISSMTRIPEKDAAENPPTGTAATLRTAEMKNRIHKLMEDSVSSFNKEEFLADQRRKCSHDSSTYFQVNKTITLGKIELSVQAIRGALQKLHEGGTVKDAMDVCEPAILTQIIKWKKKLAVYLAPFIHGVRYTSFGRHFTNVDKLKQVVNRLRWYVQDGDMIVDFSCGSNDFSCFMKEELDSMGKRCYFKNYDIIQTRNDFNFEKKDWMTVGAEELSEGSKLIIGLNPPFGVQASLANQFINKALTFRPKLLILIVPKETERLDRKNSRYDLIWEDDKILSGKSFYLPGSVDVHDQQIEQWNLDTPPLYLWSRPDWTGRHKQVAVECSHLIENQEMELSGGIRASSVSNYLMEENQDCYGDFSSIAAAYNDINNILEELPEPSDEF, from the exons ATGGCATTATCGGATGAAGAAGGCGAGATTGTTCCAGATTGCGCCACTAATTATCTTTTGGTTGACAGCAAAGaaaatctcatttcattttcaagtCTACCTCTTATATGGAACGACAACGACAGTGGCCAAAGGGGGGTGACACTACCAACTGAATCTACATTTCTAAAGGGAGCGGTTGATGAAGGTTGTGGACGAATATATACCAGGGTTACTGCCTGGAAGTTTATACTATCATGTGCCATTCCCGAAATTTATGTGCTGCGCGATTCCAACTATGAGAGATGGATTAAGCTCCAAAAACCAAATAGGGGTTATGAATCCATTGCGAGAACTGCCCTCATTACAGTTCACTGTCTCCACTTTATGAAGAAGAGCTCCAAGGAGATATCCGTGGAAGACTTATGGAAACATCTCGGGAAGACCTTCAG TTCGTATGAGGATCCACCTTCTGCAAATGATCTTGCCGACCACTTGCAATTGATCAAAGAGGCTGCTCTAAGGGACAAAGATATTGCAAAGACTAAG AATTTGCATGCCTTTCTTTCTCAAATACCTGAAAAGAGGAAAGCTTACTGTCAG GATAATAAGACAAGGAAGAAACCAAAGTTTATAGTTCATGATGATGAAGACATTTATGCCCATAATTATTCAAGTGATGAAGACCATGATGatttgtttgataatgtcTGTGCATACTGTGATGATGGTGGCAATGTATTGGG CTGTGAAGGAAGGTGCATACGATCATTTCATGCAACTATAGAATCGGGTGCTGATTCTAAATGTGAATCTCTTTGTTATAGCAGTGAGCAAGTCCAG GCAATTGATACTTTTCTCTGCAAGAATTGCAAACATCAACGTCATCAATGTTATATTTGTGGGAGGCTGGGAAATTCTGATAGATCTTCTGGGGCTGAG GTCTTCCCTTGTGTCTCGGCAACATGTGGGCATTTCTATCATCCAGACTGTTTATCAGAGCTGCTCTTCCCCAGAAATGACTATCAAGCTcaagtatttaaaaataaaataaaagctgGAGATTCATTCACATGCCCTGCTCATAAATGTAATGTTTGTAAGCTAGGAGAAGATAAAAAGTTACCTGAGATGCAATTCGCAATATGCAGACGCTGTCCAAAGGCATACCACCGTAAATGCTTGCCAAG TTCTATATTGTTTCATCGAGATGATGCCAATAACATCCCTCAAAGGGCTTGGACAGGTCTTTTGAACAATCGAATCTTGATATATTGCAG GGATCATAAAATCTGGCGTAAAATTCTCACTCCGCGAAGGGATCATTTGCTATTCccagatgatgatgatggaaaAATAGGGCAACATTCTACAAGGAGTAAGGCATTTGGAAGTCTACTAGATGAagataaagtagaaaaaaattcCAAAGGAACATCTGGTGATATTTTGAGTGGTGatcctataaataaaaataggataaaTCAACCTGGAATTGTTTCAAAACAGAACTTGAGTTCAAGCAGGATAAATGTTGGTCATCCTGGATGCAGAAATCTGGAGCAGCCTTCCACGATCAAGAACAACCAGATATGTGGTAAGCGGATGTCAATATCAAGTATGACAAGAATTCCTGAAAAGGATGCAGCTGAAAATCCCCCGACTGGAACTGCTGCAACTTTGAGAACTGCAGAAATGAAAAACCG GATACACAAATTAATGGAAGATTCTGTTTCTTCCTTTAACAAGGAAGAATTTCTTGCAGACCAAAGGAGGAAATGTTCGCATGATTCCTCCACATATTTCCAAGTTAATAAGACAATAACCTTGGGAAAGATAGAGCTCTCGGTGcag GCTATCCGTGGAGCTCTACAGAAATTACATGAAGGAGGTACTGTTAAGGATGCAATGGATGTTTGCGAGCCTGCTATTCTTACTCAGATAATCAAATGGAAG AAGAAGCTAGCTGTCTATCTTGCTCCATTTATCCATGGTGTGCGTTATACCTCTTTCGGTCGGCACTTCACGAATGTAGACAAGCTAAAGCAG GTTGTAAATCGGCTGCGTTGGTATGTTCAAGATGGTGATATG ATTGTCGATTTCAGCTGTGGATCAAATGATTTTAGCTGCTTTATGAAGGAAGAACTCGATAGCATGGGGAAAAGGTGCTACttcaaaaattatgatatcaTACAGACGAGG AATGACTTCAATTTCGAGAAAAAGGATTGGATGACTGTTGGTGCGGAAGAATTATCTGAAGGGTCTAAACTG ATCATTGGCCTAAATCCTCCTTTCGGAGTCCAAGCATCCCTTGCAAACCAATTCATAAACAAAGCTCTAACTTTCAGGCCAAAGCTTCTCATTCTCATAGTTCCTAAAGAGACTGAAAG ATTGGACAGGAAAAATAGTCGATACGACCTTATTTGGGAAGATGACAAAATCCTATCTGGCAAG TCATTTTACCTTCCTGGATCAGTAGATGTGCATGACCAGCAAATAGAACAATGGAACTTGGACACACCGCCTTTATACTTGTGGAGTCGACCAGATTGGACTGGCAGGCATAAACAAGTAGCTGTGGAGTGCAGCCACTTGATCGAGAATCAAGAGATGGAATTGTCAGGAGGAATTAGAGCAAGTTCAGTTTCTAACTATTTGATGGAAGAAAATCAGGATTGCTATGGTGATTTCTCCAGTATTGCGGCTGCATACAATGATATAAACAACATATTAGAAGAACTTCCTGAACCATCAGATGAATTTTAA
- the LOC125188508 gene encoding protein ENHANCED DOWNY MILDEW 2-like isoform X2, whose product MALSDEEGEIVPDCATNYLLVDSKENLISFSSLPLIWNDNDSGQRGVTLPTESTFLKGAVDEGCGRIYTRVTAWKFILSCAIPEIYVLRDSNYERWIKLQKPNRGYESIARTALITVHCLHFMKKSSKEISVEDLWKHLGKTFSSYEDPPSANDLADHLQLIKEAALRDKDIAKTKNLHAFLSQIPEKRKAYCQDNKTRKKPKFIVHDDEDIYAHNYSSDEDHDDLFDNVCAYCDDGGNVLGCEGRCIRSFHATIESGADSKCESLCYSSEQVQAIDTFLCKNCKHQRHQCYICGRLGNSDRSSGAEVFPCVSATCGHFYHPDCLSELLFPRNDYQAQVFKNKIKAGDSFTCPAHKCNVCKLGEDKKLPEMQFAICRRCPKAYHRKCLPRDHKIWRKILTPRRDHLLFPDDDDGKIGQHSTRSKAFGSLLDEDKVEKNSKGTSGDILSGDPINKNRINQPGIVSKQNLSSSRINVGHPGCRNLEQPSTIKNNQICGKRMSISSMTRIPEKDAAENPPTGTAATLRTAEMKNRIHKLMEDSVSSFNKEEFLADQRRKCSHDSSTYFQVNKTITLGKIELSVQAIRGALQKLHEGGTVKDAMDVCEPAILTQIIKWKKKLAVYLAPFIHGVRYTSFGRHFTNVDKLKQVVNRLRWYVQDGDMIVDFSCGSNDFSCFMKEELDSMGKRCYFKNYDIIQTRNDFNFEKKDWMTVGAEELSEGSKLIIGLNPPFGVQASLANQFINKALTFRPKLLILIVPKETERLDRKNSRYDLIWEDDKILSGKSFYLPGSVDVHDQQIEQWNLDTPPLYLWSRPDWTGRHKQVAVECSHLIENQEMELSGGIRASSVSNYLMEENQDCYGDFSSIAAAYNDINNILEELPEPSDEF is encoded by the exons ATGGCATTATCGGATGAAGAAGGCGAGATTGTTCCAGATTGCGCCACTAATTATCTTTTGGTTGACAGCAAAGaaaatctcatttcattttcaagtCTACCTCTTATATGGAACGACAACGACAGTGGCCAAAGGGGGGTGACACTACCAACTGAATCTACATTTCTAAAGGGAGCGGTTGATGAAGGTTGTGGACGAATATATACCAGGGTTACTGCCTGGAAGTTTATACTATCATGTGCCATTCCCGAAATTTATGTGCTGCGCGATTCCAACTATGAGAGATGGATTAAGCTCCAAAAACCAAATAGGGGTTATGAATCCATTGCGAGAACTGCCCTCATTACAGTTCACTGTCTCCACTTTATGAAGAAGAGCTCCAAGGAGATATCCGTGGAAGACTTATGGAAACATCTCGGGAAGACCTTCAG TTCGTATGAGGATCCACCTTCTGCAAATGATCTTGCCGACCACTTGCAATTGATCAAAGAGGCTGCTCTAAGGGACAAAGATATTGCAAAGACTAAG AATTTGCATGCCTTTCTTTCTCAAATACCTGAAAAGAGGAAAGCTTACTGTCAG GATAATAAGACAAGGAAGAAACCAAAGTTTATAGTTCATGATGATGAAGACATTTATGCCCATAATTATTCAAGTGATGAAGACCATGATGatttgtttgataatgtcTGTGCATACTGTGATGATGGTGGCAATGTATTGGG CTGTGAAGGAAGGTGCATACGATCATTTCATGCAACTATAGAATCGGGTGCTGATTCTAAATGTGAATCTCTTTGTTATAGCAGTGAGCAAGTCCAG GCAATTGATACTTTTCTCTGCAAGAATTGCAAACATCAACGTCATCAATGTTATATTTGTGGGAGGCTGGGAAATTCTGATAGATCTTCTGGGGCTGAG GTCTTCCCTTGTGTCTCGGCAACATGTGGGCATTTCTATCATCCAGACTGTTTATCAGAGCTGCTCTTCCCCAGAAATGACTATCAAGCTcaagtatttaaaaataaaataaaagctgGAGATTCATTCACATGCCCTGCTCATAAATGTAATGTTTGTAAGCTAGGAGAAGATAAAAAGTTACCTGAGATGCAATTCGCAATATGCAGACGCTGTCCAAAGGCATACCACCGTAAATGCTTGCCAAG GGATCATAAAATCTGGCGTAAAATTCTCACTCCGCGAAGGGATCATTTGCTATTCccagatgatgatgatggaaaAATAGGGCAACATTCTACAAGGAGTAAGGCATTTGGAAGTCTACTAGATGAagataaagtagaaaaaaattcCAAAGGAACATCTGGTGATATTTTGAGTGGTGatcctataaataaaaataggataaaTCAACCTGGAATTGTTTCAAAACAGAACTTGAGTTCAAGCAGGATAAATGTTGGTCATCCTGGATGCAGAAATCTGGAGCAGCCTTCCACGATCAAGAACAACCAGATATGTGGTAAGCGGATGTCAATATCAAGTATGACAAGAATTCCTGAAAAGGATGCAGCTGAAAATCCCCCGACTGGAACTGCTGCAACTTTGAGAACTGCAGAAATGAAAAACCG GATACACAAATTAATGGAAGATTCTGTTTCTTCCTTTAACAAGGAAGAATTTCTTGCAGACCAAAGGAGGAAATGTTCGCATGATTCCTCCACATATTTCCAAGTTAATAAGACAATAACCTTGGGAAAGATAGAGCTCTCGGTGcag GCTATCCGTGGAGCTCTACAGAAATTACATGAAGGAGGTACTGTTAAGGATGCAATGGATGTTTGCGAGCCTGCTATTCTTACTCAGATAATCAAATGGAAG AAGAAGCTAGCTGTCTATCTTGCTCCATTTATCCATGGTGTGCGTTATACCTCTTTCGGTCGGCACTTCACGAATGTAGACAAGCTAAAGCAG GTTGTAAATCGGCTGCGTTGGTATGTTCAAGATGGTGATATG ATTGTCGATTTCAGCTGTGGATCAAATGATTTTAGCTGCTTTATGAAGGAAGAACTCGATAGCATGGGGAAAAGGTGCTACttcaaaaattatgatatcaTACAGACGAGG AATGACTTCAATTTCGAGAAAAAGGATTGGATGACTGTTGGTGCGGAAGAATTATCTGAAGGGTCTAAACTG ATCATTGGCCTAAATCCTCCTTTCGGAGTCCAAGCATCCCTTGCAAACCAATTCATAAACAAAGCTCTAACTTTCAGGCCAAAGCTTCTCATTCTCATAGTTCCTAAAGAGACTGAAAG ATTGGACAGGAAAAATAGTCGATACGACCTTATTTGGGAAGATGACAAAATCCTATCTGGCAAG TCATTTTACCTTCCTGGATCAGTAGATGTGCATGACCAGCAAATAGAACAATGGAACTTGGACACACCGCCTTTATACTTGTGGAGTCGACCAGATTGGACTGGCAGGCATAAACAAGTAGCTGTGGAGTGCAGCCACTTGATCGAGAATCAAGAGATGGAATTGTCAGGAGGAATTAGAGCAAGTTCAGTTTCTAACTATTTGATGGAAGAAAATCAGGATTGCTATGGTGATTTCTCCAGTATTGCGGCTGCATACAATGATATAAACAACATATTAGAAGAACTTCCTGAACCATCAGATGAATTTTAA
- the LOC125188509 gene encoding TBC1 domain family member 2A translates to MYGGSRVEGKREYEAEIPVLRPSIHSRRANMMVKFQDLYEFTVEGNVDDVNVLNEVREKVRQQGKVWWALEADKGANWYLESFVPSTLLKSSLKFSTLVNAITLKKLIRKGIPPNLRPKVWFSLSGAAKKKSTVPDSYYNDLISAVEHKVTPATKQIDHDLPRTFPGHPWLDTPEGHASLRRVLVGYSFRDSDVGYCQGLNYVAALLLVVMKTEEEAFWMLAVLLENVLVSDCYTTNLSGCHVEQRVFKDLLTKKCPRIAAHLGALEFDVSLVCTEWFLCLFSKSLPSETTLRVWDVLFYEGAKVLFSVALAIFKMNEEELLVTHHVGDVINVIQRSTHYLFDPDELLTVAFEKIGFMITTNISKQRKKQEPAVMAALDQRIRRLNSLNDDEKS, encoded by the exons ATGTACGGAGGCAGCAGAGTCGAGGGCAAGAGAGAGTATGAAGCTGAGATACCCGTATTGAGGCCGAGCATCCACTCGAGAAGGGCAAACATGATGGTGAAATTCCAAGATCTGTATGAATTCACCGTGGAAGGAAATGTGGATGATGTGAATGTGTTGAATGAggtgagagagaaagtgagGCAGCAGGGGAAGGTGTGGTGGGCTTTGGAGGCCGACAAGGGTGCCAATTGGTATCTTGAGAGCTTTGTTCCTTCCACTCTTCTTAAGTCTTCCCTAAAGTTCTCTACTTTGGTTAATGCCATCACTCTCAAGAAGCTTATCAGGAAGGGCATCCCCCCTAATTTGAGGCCTAAGGTCTGGTTTTCCCTCTCTGGTGCTGCTAAGAAGAAGTCCACGGTGCCGGATAGCTATTACAATGATTTGATCTCCGCTGTTGAGCATAAGGTTACCCCTGCAACCAAGCAGATTGATCAT GATCTTCCTCGAACATTCCCTGGTCATCCATGGTTGGACACCCCAGAAGGGCATGCTTCTCTAAGACGCGTTCTTGTTGGGTATTCTTTCCGAGATTCTGATGTTGGTTATTGTCAG GGTTTAAATTATGTTGCAGCACTACTGTTGGTTGTGATGAAAACTGAAGAAGAAGCTTTCTGGATGCTTGCTGTTCTCTTAGAAAACGTGTTGGTTAGCGATTGTTACACAACTAATTTATCTGGTTGCCATGTCGAGCAGAGAGTTTTTAAAGATCTCCTGACCAAAAAGTGCCCCAG GATAGCTGCTCATCTGGGAGCTTTGGAGTTTGATGTTTCTCTTGTTTGCACAGAGTGGTTTTTATGCTTATTTTCTAAGAGCTTGCCTTCGGAG ACAACATTGCGCGTGTGGGATGTTCTTTTCTACGAGGGAGCAAAGGTTTTGTTCAGTGTAGCCTTGGCAATTTTTAAG ATGAATGAAGAAGAGTTGCTGGTGACACATCATGTAGGTGATGTGATCAATGTAATACAGAGAAGTACTCACTACCTTTTCGATCCTGATGAATTGTTGACG GTTGCGTTTGAGAAGATAGGGTTCATGATAACCACAAACATATCAAAGCAGAGAAAAAAGCAGGAGCCAGCAGTGATGGCAGCGCTTGATCAAAGAATAAGACGATTAAATTCCCTAAACGATGATGAGAAATCGTGA